A single region of the Anaerostipes rhamnosivorans genome encodes:
- a CDS encoding electron transfer flavoprotein subunit beta/FixA family protein yields MKIVVCAKQVPDTTEVKLDPKTNTLIRDGVPSIINPDDKAGIEAALQLKEKCPGSTVTVVSMGPPQADVALREALAMGCDDAVLVSDRAFGGADTWATSSTIAAAIKKLDYDVIITGRQAIDGDTAQVGPQIAEHLGIPQVSYVEALNVEGEDTLIVQRQFEDRHQIIEVKTPCLITALAELATPRYMTVHGAFDAYREKEVSVWGLADLEDTVDQANIGLKGSPTRVKKSFTKQAKGAGTILKDLSADEAVASIVDKLQEKHII; encoded by the coding sequence ATGAAAATCGTTGTTTGTGCAAAACAAGTACCAGATACAACTGAAGTAAAATTAGATCCAAAGACCAACACTCTGATCAGGGATGGTGTTCCGAGTATCATCAACCCAGATGACAAAGCCGGAATCGAAGCTGCCCTGCAGTTAAAGGAAAAATGCCCGGGAAGCACTGTGACTGTTGTTTCCATGGGACCGCCTCAGGCAGATGTGGCATTGAGAGAAGCACTTGCTATGGGATGTGACGATGCAGTTCTGGTTTCTGACAGAGCATTCGGAGGAGCAGATACATGGGCAACATCTTCCACTATCGCGGCAGCGATCAAAAAATTGGATTACGATGTCATCATCACAGGACGCCAGGCGATTGACGGAGATACCGCTCAGGTAGGCCCTCAGATCGCAGAACATCTTGGAATTCCTCAGGTGAGCTATGTCGAAGCCCTGAATGTGGAAGGGGAAGACACTTTGATCGTCCAGAGGCAGTTTGAAGACCGCCATCAGATCATTGAAGTAAAGACTCCTTGCCTGATCACTGCTTTGGCTGAATTGGCAACACCTAGATATATGACAGTCCACGGTGCATTTGACGCATACAGAGAAAAAGAAGTCAGCGTCTGGGGACTTGCAGACTTAGAAGACACTGTAGACCAGGCAAATATCGGGTTAAAAGGATCTCCTACAAGAGTAAAGAAATCCTTTACAAAACAGGCCAAAGGTGCAGGAACTATTTTAAAAGATTTATCAGCAGACGAAGCTGTTGCATCCATTGTTGATAAACTTCAGGAAAAGCACATCATTTAA
- a CDS encoding class II fructose-bisphosphate aldolase yields MALVKMKQLLEQAKKENRGCGAFSVGNMEMVKGAIQAAEEMNTPIILQIAEVRLAHSPLHLMGPMMVQAAKEAKVDVAVHLDHGLNIETVKKALELGFTSVMLDASRDSFEENIRKTKEVVALAAQYGATVEAELGLVGGSEDGKSDHGIQCTKPQDAKVFCEQTGVDALAVAIGNAHGDYPVAPTLEFGVLEDIHNITAKPLVLHGGSGITDEDFRKAISLGICKVNIATASFNSLTKEVENYLETEGKHNYFDMNEAMVKGVYDNVKRHIQIFNCR; encoded by the coding sequence ATGGCATTAGTCAAAATGAAACAGTTATTAGAGCAGGCAAAAAAGGAAAACAGAGGATGCGGTGCATTCAGTGTGGGCAATATGGAAATGGTCAAAGGGGCGATTCAGGCAGCGGAGGAGATGAATACACCGATCATCCTGCAGATCGCTGAAGTGCGGCTCGCCCATTCACCGCTTCATCTTATGGGGCCGATGATGGTGCAGGCGGCAAAAGAGGCAAAGGTGGATGTGGCAGTTCATCTGGACCACGGACTTAACATTGAGACTGTAAAAAAAGCGCTGGAACTGGGATTTACCTCTGTTATGCTGGATGCATCCAGAGATTCGTTTGAAGAAAATATCAGAAAAACAAAAGAAGTTGTCGCTCTGGCAGCACAGTACGGAGCAACCGTGGAAGCGGAATTAGGGCTGGTAGGCGGAAGCGAAGACGGAAAGAGTGACCATGGAATCCAGTGCACCAAGCCTCAGGACGCCAAGGTCTTCTGTGAGCAGACCGGAGTGGATGCCCTGGCCGTTGCCATTGGAAATGCCCACGGGGACTATCCGGTAGCTCCGACTTTGGAATTTGGTGTATTGGAAGACATTCACAATATTACTGCCAAACCATTGGTGCTTCACGGCGGAAGCGGTATTACAGATGAGGATTTCAGAAAAGCCATCTCTCTTGGAATCTGCAAAGTGAACATTGCAACTGCAAGCTTTAACAGCCTGACAAAAGAAGTGGAAAACTATCTGGAGACAGAAGGAAAACATAATTACTTCGATATGAACGAAGCTATGGTAAAGGGTGTCTATGACAACGTAAAACGCCATATCCAGATCTTTAACTGCAGATAA
- a CDS encoding Gfo/Idh/MocA family protein, with translation MLNVGVIGCGGMGKDHIKRLTNKIQGAKVVAVSDVFEEGAKEAAALAGGAKVYTDGKDLINDPDVDAVFIVSPGFAHTDSLLQAIEAGKRVFCEKPLATTAQDCKKIVDAEAASGKHLIQLGFMRRYDKGYVQVKEALRSGEYGEPLILHCTHRNPEVGTNYNTPMAVHDTAIHEIDTLHWLVDDEYESAQVIMPKVTKYSHSELKDPQIMLLRTKRGICIDVEVFVNCKFGYDINCEVVCEDGAIKMAEPSYPSIRKNAAVSTTIDTDCFVRFEDAYDTEVQNWVDCAKQGVINGPTAWDGYLAAVTADALVKAQETGQIEPIVTEEKPAFYK, from the coding sequence ATGTTAAATGTAGGTGTAATCGGATGTGGCGGCATGGGAAAAGATCATATTAAACGTCTCACAAACAAGATCCAGGGAGCAAAGGTAGTGGCAGTTTCTGATGTCTTTGAAGAAGGAGCAAAAGAAGCAGCGGCATTGGCAGGAGGAGCTAAGGTATATACAGACGGAAAAGATCTGATCAATGATCCTGATGTGGACGCTGTATTTATTGTATCCCCAGGATTTGCACATACAGACTCTCTTCTTCAGGCGATTGAAGCAGGAAAAAGGGTGTTTTGTGAAAAACCTCTGGCGACAACAGCGCAGGACTGCAAGAAGATTGTAGATGCGGAGGCTGCTTCAGGAAAACATTTAATTCAGCTTGGATTTATGAGAAGGTATGATAAAGGATATGTTCAGGTGAAAGAAGCGCTTCGGTCAGGAGAATACGGTGAACCGCTGATCCTTCACTGCACACACAGAAATCCGGAGGTTGGTACAAACTATAATACTCCGATGGCAGTACATGATACAGCGATTCATGAGATCGACACACTTCACTGGTTAGTGGATGATGAATATGAAAGCGCTCAGGTCATTATGCCGAAGGTGACAAAATACTCTCACTCTGAATTAAAGGATCCTCAGATCATGCTGCTCCGCACAAAGAGAGGAATCTGCATCGATGTAGAAGTATTCGTCAACTGCAAGTTCGGATATGACATCAACTGCGAAGTAGTATGCGAAGACGGTGCCATCAAGATGGCGGAACCTTCTTATCCAAGCATCAGAAAAAATGCGGCAGTATCCACAACGATTGATACAGACTGTTTTGTAAGGTTTGAAGATGCATACGACACAGAAGTTCAGAATTGGGTTGACTGTGCGAAGCAGGGAGTGATCAACGGACCTACCGCATGGGACGGATATCTGGCAGCTGTTACAGCAGATGCGTTAGTAAAAGCACAGGAAACAGGACAGATTGAACCGATCGTCACAGAAGAAAAACCTGCATTTTATAAGTAG
- a CDS encoding acyl-CoA dehydrogenase family protein has product MVEFKLTKEQLLAQQMFKDFAETEIKPIARDMDETEEFSMELLEKMKKFGLMGIPYSKEYGGEGADVLTYTLCMEEMSKLDASTGITISVHTSLCCSCINDFASEEQKQKFLRPLVDGSKVGCFGLTEPGAGTDASGVKTNAVLDGDEYILNGQKVFTTNSGFADTFIIFAVTDKTAGTRGMSAFIVDRNTPGLEVSKNIPRMGIRAASNCEVALVDVRVPKENLIAGEGKGYKIAMSALAGGRIGIGAQSVGIAQGALNEAIAYVKERKQFGKPISKFQNTQFLIAELQVKIDAARLMVWRAAKSKDDHENYAPLAAACKLFASDVAVEVTRAAVQLLGGYGYSREYPVERMYRDAKITEIYEGTSEAMKMIVGGGLLR; this is encoded by the coding sequence ATGGTTGAATTTAAATTGACAAAAGAACAGCTGCTTGCACAGCAGATGTTCAAAGATTTCGCAGAGACAGAAATCAAGCCAATTGCTAGGGACATGGATGAAACAGAAGAATTCAGCATGGAACTGCTTGAGAAAATGAAAAAATTCGGTCTTATGGGAATTCCATATTCCAAAGAATACGGCGGAGAAGGGGCAGACGTTTTAACTTATACACTCTGTATGGAAGAGATGTCTAAGTTAGATGCTTCCACAGGAATCACAATTTCCGTACATACATCATTGTGCTGTTCCTGCATCAATGATTTTGCTTCAGAAGAGCAGAAACAAAAATTTTTACGTCCGTTGGTTGACGGTTCTAAAGTGGGATGCTTTGGTCTTACAGAGCCGGGAGCAGGTACCGATGCCAGCGGTGTGAAGACAAATGCCGTATTGGACGGCGATGAATATATCTTAAACGGACAGAAGGTGTTCACTACAAACTCAGGCTTTGCCGATACATTTATTATTTTTGCAGTTACAGACAAAACTGCAGGTACAAGAGGTATGTCTGCATTTATCGTGGACAGGAATACACCGGGATTAGAAGTCAGCAAGAATATCCCTCGTATGGGTATCCGTGCTGCGTCAAACTGTGAAGTTGCTTTAGTTGATGTGAGAGTACCGAAGGAAAACCTGATCGCGGGCGAGGGAAAAGGATATAAGATCGCTATGTCAGCGCTGGCAGGCGGACGGATCGGAATCGGCGCTCAGTCCGTAGGAATCGCACAGGGTGCTTTAAACGAGGCCATTGCATATGTAAAGGAAAGAAAACAGTTCGGAAAACCGATTTCTAAATTCCAGAATACACAGTTCCTGATCGCAGAACTCCAAGTGAAGATCGACGCTGCGCGCCTTATGGTATGGAGAGCGGCAAAATCAAAAGACGATCATGAAAACTATGCTCCTCTGGCAGCAGCGTGCAAACTGTTTGCATCTGACGTGGCAGTGGAAGTGACAAGAGCAGCCGTACAGCTTCTTGGAGGATATGGATACTCCAGAGAATATCCGGTAGAGAGAATGTACCGTGATGCTAAGATCACAGAGATTTACGAAGGTACATCTGAAGCTATGAAGATGATCGTCGGCGGCGGACTTTTAAGATAA
- a CDS encoding MFS transporter has product MSEQTLKMNMNAEENYEELEGEFAKVKMSEKLAYCVGDPALTVVYTLANTLLVYFYTNVIGLSAGVIGMIMLASRAFDGVSDVIMGTIIDRTHSKYGKSRVWILRLVIPYAIAAVLLMTVPHGTKTVQAAYVFITYNLLNTVMYTGISQPFHTLGSLMSRDKHERETISNIRMSLSITASMVVTALTLPIINWVAVKIDNTQLAWIIVTAVFSVISVLILLNTFRCCKERVKVSAKSEEKLPVFTALKLMIKNRYFLISLGLMLFYTIYQIILGIDLTYYCQYVLNDVNLVMPLSMAEKVPMIFVILLLPKLIPKYGKRNMIVAGCILGIAGQIVFLFNITSVPLAIFSSIIRGIGMSPFYGVQYSLPSDAIEYGQWKSGKRIEGLMFSSMSFGQKFGAGITNAALGAALSYVGYNGMAQTAAEQAPAAIAVIKATYLYVPIVVWVVMMLIALCYKLDKTYKEMIAELTVRELSGKL; this is encoded by the coding sequence ATGAGTGAACAAACTTTAAAGATGAACATGAATGCGGAAGAAAATTATGAGGAACTGGAAGGCGAGTTTGCCAAAGTAAAGATGTCAGAGAAGCTTGCGTACTGTGTGGGTGACCCTGCGCTGACGGTTGTATATACATTGGCCAACACTCTGCTGGTTTACTTCTATACAAATGTGATCGGGCTTTCCGCAGGAGTCATTGGTATGATCATGCTTGCTTCCCGGGCATTTGACGGAGTGTCTGATGTCATCATGGGAACCATCATTGACCGGACGCATTCTAAATATGGAAAATCCAGAGTTTGGATCCTAAGACTGGTCATTCCCTATGCGATTGCCGCGGTACTGTTGATGACAGTGCCGCACGGCACAAAAACTGTGCAGGCAGCTTATGTATTTATTACATATAACTTATTAAACACAGTCATGTATACGGGAATCAGCCAGCCATTCCACACCCTCGGTTCTCTGATGAGCCGGGACAAACATGAGAGAGAGACCATCAGCAATATCCGTATGTCTCTTTCCATTACAGCCAGCATGGTCGTCACGGCATTAACGCTTCCGATCATCAACTGGGTGGCTGTAAAAATTGACAACACCCAGCTTGCCTGGATCATTGTCACAGCAGTGTTTTCTGTCATCTCTGTCCTCATTCTGTTAAACACATTCCGCTGCTGTAAAGAACGGGTAAAAGTATCAGCAAAATCAGAAGAAAAACTTCCAGTGTTCACAGCCCTGAAGCTGATGATAAAAAACAGATATTTTCTTATTTCCCTGGGATTGATGCTGTTTTATACCATTTACCAGATCATTCTCGGAATTGACCTTACTTACTACTGCCAATATGTTTTAAATGATGTAAATCTGGTCATGCCTTTATCTATGGCTGAGAAAGTGCCGATGATCTTTGTCATTCTTCTTCTGCCAAAGCTCATACCGAAGTATGGAAAGAGAAATATGATTGTAGCCGGGTGTATTCTAGGGATTGCTGGGCAGATCGTCTTCCTGTTTAACATCACAAGTGTACCACTGGCAATTTTCTCCTCGATTATCCGTGGTATCGGAATGTCGCCGTTCTATGGAGTTCAGTATTCACTGCCGAGTGACGCCATCGAGTACGGTCAGTGGAAGTCAGGAAAACGGATCGAAGGCCTGATGTTCTCTTCCATGAGTTTTGGTCAAAAGTTTGGAGCTGGAATCACCAATGCCGCTCTCGGAGCAGCATTGTCTTATGTGGGATATAACGGAATGGCCCAGACAGCGGCTGAGCAGGCACCGGCTGCCATCGCAGTCATCAAAGCCACTTATCTGTACGTGCCGATCGTGGTATGGGTTGTCATGATGCTGATCGCACTGTGCTATAAGCTGGATAAGACATATAAAGAAATGATAGCAGAACTGACGGTGAGAGAACTCTCAGGAAAACTATAG
- the iolE gene encoding myo-inosose-2 dehydratase, which yields MLDKNKVKLGIAPIGWTNDDMPDLGKENTFEQCVSEMALAGFTGSEIGGKYPKDIKTLKKALDIRGIEICNCWFSSFLISRPYEETEKEFIAQTDFLKAMGAKVIGVSEQSYSTQGKDQPIFVGKYVMNDEEWKLLAKGLNKLGKIAKDKGMMLTFHHHMGTVVQTEEEIDRFMEEVDPDLVYLLFDSGHCSFAGIDPIKVLGKYIDRTKHIHLKDLRSDVVAQSRKESWSFLKGVREGTFTVPGDGDVDFAPIFDIIEKSGYEGYVVVEAEQDPAVANPLEYAIKARKYIAEKTGL from the coding sequence ATGTTGGATAAAAATAAAGTGAAATTGGGCATAGCTCCGATCGGATGGACCAACGATGATATGCCGGATCTGGGAAAAGAAAATACCTTTGAGCAATGTGTCAGCGAGATGGCATTGGCCGGGTTCACAGGTTCCGAAATCGGAGGAAAATACCCAAAAGATATTAAGACCTTAAAAAAGGCATTGGATATCAGAGGAATCGAAATCTGCAACTGCTGGTTTTCAAGTTTTCTGATCTCCAGACCGTATGAAGAGACAGAGAAAGAATTTATCGCACAGACAGATTTTCTAAAGGCAATGGGCGCAAAAGTGATCGGTGTTTCCGAGCAGAGCTACAGCACCCAGGGAAAAGACCAGCCTATCTTTGTAGGGAAATATGTGATGAACGATGAGGAATGGAAGCTGCTTGCAAAAGGACTGAACAAGCTTGGAAAGATCGCCAAGGATAAGGGCATGATGCTGACCTTCCATCACCACATGGGAACTGTAGTCCAGACAGAAGAAGAGATTGACCGGTTTATGGAAGAAGTGGACCCGGATCTGGTTTACCTTTTGTTTGACAGCGGACACTGTTCCTTTGCAGGGATCGACCCGATAAAAGTGCTTGGAAAATACATTGACAGAACAAAGCATATTCATTTAAAGGACCTCCGCTCAGACGTGGTGGCGCAGTCCAGAAAAGAAAGCTGGAGCTTCTTAAAAGGAGTGAGAGAAGGAACCTTCACAGTACCGGGAGACGGAGACGTGGATTTTGCACCGATCTTTGACATCATTGAGAAAAGCGGATATGAAGGATATGTGGTAGTGGAGGCTGAGCAGGACCCGGCAGTTGCCAATCCGCTGGAATACGCAATAAAGGCAAGAAAATATATTGCAGAAAAAACAGGTTTATAG
- a CDS encoding electron transfer flavoprotein subunit alpha/FixB family protein: MSRDVYVFAEQRDGELQKVGIELIGKARELADDLGQQVVAVLLGAGVKEKAQELVACGADKVVVVDDIMLADYVTEPYTKALTAVINAKDPEIVLYGASSIGRDLAPRVSARIHTGLTADCTALAIDEETKLLMMTRPAFGGNIMATIVCEDFRPQMATVRPGVMKALENDASRSGEVEEFKVEFSDADMNVKVRETVKTAHKSVDITEAKILVSGGRGIGSADKFKVLEELADVMEGEVSSSRACVDSGWISADRQVGQTGKTVRPELYLACGISGAIQHAAGMENSEFIVAINRDEDAPIFDIADLGIVGDLNTIVPKLTEAVKAVKGK; this comes from the coding sequence ATGAGCAGAGACGTATATGTATTCGCTGAGCAGAGAGACGGCGAACTTCAGAAAGTCGGAATCGAATTAATTGGTAAAGCAAGAGAATTAGCAGATGATCTTGGACAGCAGGTCGTTGCCGTGCTGCTTGGGGCAGGCGTAAAAGAAAAAGCCCAGGAATTAGTTGCCTGCGGTGCAGATAAAGTTGTTGTCGTAGATGACATTATGCTGGCAGATTATGTGACAGAGCCATACACAAAGGCACTGACAGCTGTGATTAACGCAAAAGATCCTGAGATCGTGCTTTATGGTGCATCTTCCATCGGACGTGACCTTGCCCCAAGAGTATCTGCAAGGATCCATACTGGATTGACAGCGGACTGTACTGCACTTGCCATTGATGAAGAGACAAAGCTCCTCATGATGACCCGTCCGGCATTTGGCGGAAATATCATGGCGACCATCGTGTGTGAAGACTTCCGTCCTCAGATGGCAACAGTCCGTCCAGGAGTAATGAAAGCCTTGGAAAACGATGCATCCAGAAGCGGTGAAGTGGAAGAGTTCAAAGTAGAATTCTCTGATGCAGACATGAATGTAAAAGTCCGTGAAACTGTAAAGACAGCACATAAATCTGTAGACATTACAGAGGCTAAGATCCTTGTTTCCGGTGGGCGCGGAATCGGAAGCGCTGACAAGTTCAAGGTGTTAGAGGAACTGGCGGATGTCATGGAAGGTGAAGTGTCTTCTTCCAGAGCATGTGTAGATTCCGGATGGATCAGTGCTGACCGCCAGGTAGGACAGACAGGAAAGACTGTGCGTCCGGAATTATATCTGGCCTGCGGCATCTCAGGAGCGATCCAGCATGCAGCCGGTATGGAGAACTCAGAGTTTATCGTAGCCATCAACCGTGATGAGGATGCGCCGATCTTTGATATTGCAGACCTCGGCATCGTTGGAGACTTAAATACCATCGTACCGAAACTTACAGAAGCTGTGAAGGCGGTAAAAGGAAAATAA
- a CDS encoding sugar phosphate isomerase/epimerase family protein has translation MKIGFNEATALECKGQSLMADLEACEKYGFDYIEIRFDCVKDYLKEHTLEELADWFKNHHLKPWAYNTLIFFNQRDEAGEKEIDEETDFIIEVCKAIGMKMLITVPSFDVKDKSITEIKEEAVERLRYLSDKVGEDIKISLEFCGAPNCSINQFGTAYDVVKATDRDNVGVTVDTFHFHEMCSKLEDLEAADGKKIFAYHLNDCEDLPLGSCGDDKRLWPGEGVVDHAGIAAALKKIGFDGVCTIEEFRPEYYEMSHDENVKKSAEVTRDFVAKYFA, from the coding sequence ATGAAAATCGGATTTAACGAAGCAACTGCACTGGAATGTAAAGGACAGTCTCTGATGGCTGACTTAGAAGCGTGTGAAAAATACGGATTTGATTACATCGAGATCAGATTTGACTGTGTAAAGGATTATTTGAAAGAACACACACTGGAAGAACTGGCGGACTGGTTTAAAAACCATCATTTAAAACCATGGGCTTATAATACCTTGATCTTTTTTAACCAGAGAGACGAAGCCGGAGAAAAAGAGATTGACGAAGAGACTGATTTTATCATTGAAGTGTGCAAGGCCATCGGCATGAAGATGCTGATCACTGTTCCGTCCTTTGATGTAAAGGATAAGAGCATCACAGAGATCAAAGAGGAAGCAGTAGAACGTCTCCGTTATTTATCCGATAAGGTGGGAGAAGATATTAAGATATCACTGGAATTCTGCGGGGCGCCGAACTGCTCCATCAACCAGTTTGGGACAGCTTACGATGTAGTGAAAGCAACAGACCGTGACAATGTAGGGGTAACAGTGGATACCTTCCATTTCCATGAGATGTGTTCTAAGTTAGAAGATTTAGAAGCAGCGGACGGAAAGAAGATCTTTGCTTACCATCTGAATGACTGTGAGGATCTGCCTCTGGGATCATGCGGTGATGATAAACGCCTGTGGCCGGGAGAAGGTGTGGTAGATCATGCAGGAATCGCAGCTGCCTTAAAGAAGATCGGATTCGACGGGGTATGTACCATTGAAGAATTCCGTCCAGAATATTATGAAATGTCCCATGACGAGAATGTGAAAAAGTCTGCTGAAGTGACAAGGGATTTCGTAGCAAAATACTTTGCATAA
- a CDS encoding LacI family DNA-binding transcriptional regulator, translating to MAVTIQQIADLAGVSRGTVDRALNNRGRIRPEVAERIKEIAKELGYQPNMAAKALSTANHALQIGVIIQYAETPFMKAVLEGTESAKEEVERFGGHVFVERIHGGDVKKLLKIMHDFKEAGVRGIALVPTDDELLRRTINQYVEKENISVITINSDLEDTKRLCFFGQDSYASGRVAGGLMGEIIPADGKVMILSGSQENVATMKRTKGFLDELAHHYPGIQTMEPRYAYDDDWVAGKLLEEQLEETPDLAGIYLTAQGESGVCDTLKKYRLEKKIKVIAHDYEGENRENLRKGVINFILRQNSYVQGYESVMELFHTLCGNPTRKGEFWYTDIVIKTRCNV from the coding sequence ATGGCAGTTACAATACAACAGATCGCAGATTTGGCAGGGGTGTCCAGAGGGACTGTGGACAGGGCCTTAAACAACCGAGGTAGGATCCGGCCGGAGGTGGCAGAGCGGATCAAGGAAATAGCAAAGGAGCTGGGCTATCAGCCCAATATGGCGGCGAAGGCTCTCTCTACGGCCAATCATGCCCTTCAGATCGGAGTGATCATCCAATATGCGGAGACTCCCTTTATGAAAGCCGTGCTGGAAGGGACAGAGTCCGCAAAAGAAGAGGTGGAGCGATTCGGAGGACATGTGTTTGTTGAGCGGATTCATGGAGGAGATGTGAAGAAACTGCTGAAGATCATGCATGATTTTAAAGAGGCCGGAGTAAGGGGAATCGCACTGGTGCCAACCGACGATGAACTGCTCAGGAGAACGATTAATCAGTACGTGGAAAAAGAAAATATCTCTGTGATCACGATCAACTCTGACCTGGAGGATACAAAGAGACTTTGTTTTTTCGGACAAGATTCCTATGCCAGCGGCAGAGTGGCCGGGGGGCTTATGGGAGAGATTATTCCGGCGGACGGTAAAGTGATGATCCTCTCCGGATCCCAGGAAAATGTAGCAACTATGAAGCGTACAAAAGGATTCCTGGACGAACTGGCACACCATTATCCGGGCATACAGACAATGGAGCCAAGATACGCATATGATGACGACTGGGTAGCGGGAAAGCTCCTGGAAGAACAGCTGGAAGAGACACCGGACCTGGCCGGTATATACCTTACGGCCCAGGGGGAGAGTGGTGTGTGCGACACCTTGAAAAAGTACAGGCTGGAAAAAAAGATCAAAGTGATCGCCCACGATTACGAGGGAGAAAACCGGGAAAATTTAAGAAAAGGAGTCATTAATTTTATCCTCAGGCAAAACTCCTATGTGCAGGGATATGAATCTGTTATGGAATTATTCCACACTCTGTGCGGAAATCCTACTAGAAAAGGAGAGTTCTGGTATACAGATATCGTGATTAAGACAAGATGCAATGTATGA
- a CDS encoding MFS transporter, translated as MNKKKRNAMMVFGAFAILFTGYPHVWSIYQPYVMKTAGWSTGQASICFYLPTMFFVLGNVLGGRLQDKKGPAPAMFLGGAVFTAGVLSSRYMLLSSPVWMYLTFGVMQGIGSGMIYAPILSTAQKWFPNRTGFASGVVITANGICGLIMAPVSKTLLETGGPKLAFLTVGLLIGISWILGTLFIKSPSEAAKKETPVSYGDQQQYTSAEMIRTKKFYYLLCTMMCGLMAYYLTSPLSQTLQTDRGVSTALAVGSVMAGSILNAGMRLVLPSLSDKIGRIQCIKGVILLSMAAMAFLVSGQKLLTTLAIVLIYGCFGGIMGSFPSLSSSIFGLKHSGQNYGIVMFGIIVVTALSPCITNFITAEQFPVNTTFFIGFAFSAAAFLFLTKLEKEIKSEEQANVKQEVKPQIKLQ; from the coding sequence ATGAACAAGAAAAAACGGAATGCAATGATGGTTTTTGGAGCCTTTGCTATATTATTTACAGGCTATCCCCATGTATGGTCGATTTATCAGCCTTACGTGATGAAAACTGCCGGATGGAGTACCGGTCAGGCCTCCATTTGTTTTTATCTGCCGACTATGTTTTTTGTATTGGGAAACGTTCTCGGAGGCAGGCTTCAGGATAAAAAGGGACCTGCACCCGCTATGTTCTTAGGCGGGGCAGTCTTTACCGCCGGCGTATTGAGTTCAAGATATATGCTTCTTTCTTCACCTGTGTGGATGTACCTGACATTTGGAGTGATGCAGGGAATCGGATCGGGAATGATCTACGCACCGATTCTTTCAACTGCTCAGAAATGGTTTCCGAACAGGACAGGATTTGCGTCCGGGGTGGTGATCACCGCAAATGGGATCTGCGGCCTTATCATGGCACCGGTGAGCAAAACACTCTTGGAGACGGGAGGTCCCAAGCTGGCATTTCTGACAGTTGGGCTTCTCATAGGAATCTCATGGATTCTGGGAACCTTGTTTATTAAAAGTCCAAGTGAGGCGGCAAAGAAGGAGACACCGGTTTCCTATGGAGATCAACAGCAGTACACCTCCGCTGAAATGATAAGGACAAAGAAATTTTACTACCTGCTGTGTACCATGATGTGCGGTCTCATGGCATACTATCTTACCTCGCCGTTATCGCAGACACTTCAGACAGACAGAGGTGTCAGCACGGCGCTTGCGGTAGGATCCGTCATGGCGGGATCTATATTGAATGCAGGGATGAGGCTTGTGCTCCCTTCCCTTTCAGATAAAATCGGCAGGATCCAATGTATCAAGGGAGTGATCCTTCTTTCCATGGCAGCGATGGCATTTCTCGTGTCAGGCCAGAAGCTGCTCACCACATTGGCAATCGTGCTGATCTACGGCTGTTTCGGAGGCATTATGGGAAGTTTTCCATCTCTGTCAAGTTCCATTTTTGGACTGAAGCATTCGGGACAGAACTATGGGATCGTGATGTTTGGGATCATTGTTGTCACGGCATTATCACCCTGCATCACAAACTTTATTACAGCAGAGCAGTTTCCGGTCAACACCACATTTTTCATCGGTTTTGCATTTTCCGCGGCGGCGTTTCTGTTTTTGACAAAGCTGGAAAAAGAGATCAAAAGTGAAGAACAGGCAAATGTGAAACAGGAAGTAAAACCACAGATAAAATTACAGTAA